A part of Notolabrus celidotus isolate fNotCel1 chromosome 21, fNotCel1.pri, whole genome shotgun sequence genomic DNA contains:
- the crebl2 gene encoding cAMP-responsive element-binding protein-like 2 has translation MDDNKMVAGKVKKPGKRGRKPAKIDLKAKLERSRQSARECRARKKLRYQYLEELVSSKERAICALREELEMYKQWCSAMDQGKIPSEIKALLTGDEQKLPPGGSSTKTSKNKNNISSSNG, from the exons atGGTGGCTGGTAAAGTAAAGAAACCGGGCAAACGTGGACGCAAACCTGCAAAGATCGACCTGAAGGCCAAACTGGAGCGAAGCCGTCAGAGCGCGAGAGAGTGCCGAGCCAGGAAGAAGCTGAGGTACCAGTACCTGGAGGAACTGGTCTCCAGTAAGGAGAGAGCCATCTGTGCTCTGCGGGAGGAACTGGAGATG TACAAGCAGTGGTGTTCAGCCATGGACCAGGGGAAGATCCCATCAGAGATTAAAGCTCTGCTGACCGGAGACGAGCAGAAACTGCCTCCAGGGGGCAGCAGCACCAAGACGtccaagaacaagaacaacattaGCAGCAGCAACGGCTAA